Proteins found in one Candidatus Nitrosopelagicus brevis genomic segment:
- a CDS encoding HYR domain-containing protein, whose product MHLQIFLVLALTVSLAGISYIENVNAASGHNFESQWGQAGIFKSGFFLSPQHLAFDSENNVYVTDLGNSRVQKFDSTGNFLIEWGNRGSSDGEFGHPTGIAVSDEFVFVVDNKNHNIQKFTLDGEFISKWGGFGKDNGFFKSPRGIIVSDYESVYVVDSGNARIQKFTLDGEFISGFGQSGKRGGNFVSPVDIAINSDKIYVTDPNQNKIIVFDLEGNLENIFNDSIGGKPIYPEGIIFDEEDNFYIVDYRNNRIIHYNEFGVSLSIFGQMGNDNGHFKFPKDVAISNDGYLFITDTQGHRIQKFSTPLVQNSLIIEEEQNLQTEITPESEKIEDVKTPLQPVIPIPNDFQKPVILVPEDILVEATGPLTSIDIGEAMATDESGIYSLTNNAPSSFPLGINTIIWTAVDGAGNMAIASQTVTIQDSTPPKISAIDDISLEAKSSSQNLVTLTIPEIYDEVGVMSTTNDAPEVFPLGETIVTWTATDVIGNISNLSQSIILVDSTAPRIAFSEDLIIEASSLEENILELVIPETSDDVEVISVTNDAPTVFPLGETIVTWTATDSSGNSSSQSYTITFVDTIIPEILTSDETFEATIFGGTNTPLEFPEIIDIQNAELTNDAPTVFPLGETIVTWTATDSSGNSASATQTIIVVDTTSPILIAPENLTIEAESTLTQIENLGEFVAEDISGITTVTNDAPEVFPLGETIVTWTATDDYGNSISNTQSITVLDTISPVIMAPSDFQLEASHIENNVIDLIGVRASDDVEVISITNDAPTVFPLGETIVTWTATDSSGNSASDSQQISVIDTTIPSIIAPNDIQVEIYDKLGVEIDTGIPTSDDVIDSQPVITNDAPTVFPLGETIVTWTATDSSGNSASATQTITVVDTTSPILIAPESIIQEAINHEANPVRIGISEYTDIMDITSITNDAPEVFPLGETIVTWTATDSSGNSASATQTITVVDTTSPVVENFDSLTFEATAQNANLVEIPLITASDNTEIISITNDAPVLFEFGTTIINWSVVDIIGNQSVVEQQIDIIDTTLPTIISPVDVEVEATSMENNLVEFGFAEASDQVEISTITNDAPTVFPLGETIIIWTATDSSGNSASATQTITVVDTTAPVITTPENITSNATSKLNNIVELEQISVIDSISTVQITNNAPSYYEFGETIVTWTATDSSGNSASATQTITVVDTTAPVITTPQNIIVDAVNTETLLEIGSATIDDIIDDRPIITNDSPTVFPLGETIVTWTATDKFGNTSSSLQTISVQTCGNDPLSYNLIVGSEEDDILIGTALSDLIFANGGDDIISGDKGNDCILAGDGDDIIFGNQGNDHISGQGGNDIIKGQSGEDFVFGGLGLDVIDGGDDIDTCKVIDEQSYDIVIKCESNE is encoded by the coding sequence ATGCATCTACAGATATTCCTAGTCTTAGCATTGACTGTATCGTTAGCTGGTATTTCATATATTGAAAATGTTAATGCTGCAAGTGGTCATAATTTTGAATCTCAATGGGGGCAAGCAGGAATTTTCAAATCTGGATTTTTCTTAAGCCCTCAACATTTGGCATTTGATTCAGAAAATAATGTCTATGTAACTGATCTTGGAAACTCGCGTGTTCAGAAATTTGATTCTACAGGAAATTTTCTTATCGAGTGGGGAAATAGAGGAAGTAGTGATGGAGAATTTGGACATCCTACCGGAATTGCCGTTTCTGATGAATTTGTATTTGTAGTTGATAACAAAAATCATAATATACAAAAATTTACTCTTGATGGAGAATTTATTTCAAAATGGGGTGGATTCGGAAAAGATAATGGATTTTTTAAATCTCCACGCGGAATAATTGTTTCTGATTATGAATCTGTTTATGTTGTAGATTCTGGTAATGCAAGAATTCAAAAATTTACTCTTGACGGAGAATTCATTTCTGGTTTTGGACAAAGTGGGAAACGTGGAGGTAATTTTGTTAGCCCTGTAGATATTGCAATTAATTCTGATAAAATTTATGTAACTGATCCAAATCAAAATAAAATTATTGTCTTTGATTTAGAAGGTAATTTAGAGAATATATTCAATGACAGTATTGGTGGTAAACCAATTTATCCTGAAGGAATAATTTTTGATGAAGAAGATAATTTTTACATTGTTGATTATAGGAATAATAGAATAATTCATTACAATGAATTTGGTGTTTCATTATCTATATTTGGCCAAATGGGAAATGATAACGGCCATTTCAAATTTCCAAAAGATGTTGCTATATCAAATGATGGATATCTTTTCATCACTGACACACAAGGACATCGTATACAAAAATTTTCCACTCCTTTAGTTCAGAATTCTCTAATAATTGAAGAAGAACAAAACCTGCAAACAGAAATTACTCCTGAATCTGAAAAAATTGAAGATGTCAAGACTCCATTACAACCTGTAATCCCTATTCCAAATGATTTCCAAAAACCTGTAATTTTAGTTCCTGAAGATATTTTGGTGGAGGCAACTGGACCATTAACCTCCATAGATATTGGCGAGGCAATGGCAACTGATGAAAGTGGAATTTATTCTCTAACAAATAATGCTCCATCCTCATTTCCTCTAGGAATTAACACTATAATCTGGACTGCTGTTGATGGTGCTGGAAATATGGCCATTGCTTCTCAAACAGTCACAATCCAAGATTCCACTCCACCAAAAATTTCTGCCATAGATGATATTTCCCTAGAAGCAAAATCATCTAGTCAAAATCTGGTAACATTGACTATTCCTGAAATATATGATGAAGTAGGTGTAATGTCAACCACTAACGATGCACCAGAAGTATTCCCACTTGGTGAAACAATCGTAACTTGGACTGCAACTGACGTTATAGGAAACATCTCAAATCTTAGCCAATCAATTATTTTGGTAGATTCAACTGCCCCTCGTATTGCATTTTCTGAAGATTTAATTATTGAAGCATCTAGTTTAGAAGAAAATATACTTGAATTAGTTATTCCCGAAACATCGGACGATGTTGAGGTCATATCAGTAACTAACGATGCACCTACAGTATTTCCACTTGGTGAAACAATCGTAACTTGGACTGCAACAGACTCTTCAGGCAATTCTTCATCACAATCTTATACAATTACATTCGTAGATACAATTATTCCTGAAATTTTAACCTCTGACGAAACATTTGAAGCAACTATCTTTGGTGGGACAAACACACCATTAGAATTTCCAGAAATTATTGACATTCAAAATGCAGAATTAACTAACGATGCTCCTACAGTATTTCCACTTGGTGAAACAATCGTAACTTGGACTGCAACAGACTCTTCAGGCAACTCCGCCTCAGCAACTCAAACTATAATCGTAGTTGACACAACTTCTCCAATTCTCATTGCACCTGAAAATCTCACAATAGAAGCCGAGAGTACACTAACTCAAATTGAAAATCTTGGTGAATTTGTTGCTGAGGATATATCTGGAATAACCACAGTCACTAACGATGCACCAGAAGTATTCCCACTTGGTGAAACAATCGTAACTTGGACTGCAACAGACGATTATGGTAATTCAATATCAAATACTCAATCAATCACTGTTTTAGATACAATTTCACCTGTAATTATGGCACCATCTGATTTCCAACTTGAGGCTAGTCATATTGAAAATAATGTCATTGATCTAATTGGCGTTAGAGCATCAGATGATGTTGAAGTTATATCCATCACTAACGATGCACCTACAGTATTTCCACTTGGTGAAACAATCGTAACTTGGACTGCAACAGACTCTTCAGGCAACTCAGCTTCAGATTCACAACAAATTTCAGTTATAGATACAACCATTCCATCTATCATCGCTCCAAATGATATTCAAGTTGAGATATATGATAAATTAGGTGTGGAAATTGATACTGGTATTCCTACATCTGATGATGTTATCGATTCTCAACCTGTAATCACTAACGATGCTCCTACAGTATTTCCACTTGGTGAAACAATCGTAACTTGGACTGCAACAGACTCTTCAGGCAACTCCGCCTCAGCAACTCAAACTATAACCGTAGTTGACACAACTTCTCCAATTCTCATTGCACCTGAATCAATAATACAAGAAGCAATTAATCATGAAGCAAATCCTGTAAGAATTGGAATTTCTGAATATACTGACATAATGGATATAACATCAATCACTAACGATGCACCAGAAGTATTTCCACTTGGTGAAACAATCGTAACTTGGACTGCAACAGACTCTTCAGGCAACTCCGCCTCAGCAACTCAAACTATAACCGTAGTTGACACAACTTCTCCGGTAGTAGAAAATTTTGATTCATTAACATTTGAAGCAACAGCTCAAAATGCTAATTTGGTTGAAATACCTTTGATTACTGCATCTGATAATACTGAAATTATATCAATCACTAACGATGCACCTGTTTTATTTGAATTTGGAACCACTATCATAAATTGGTCTGTTGTTGATATTATTGGCAATCAATCTGTTGTAGAACAACAAATTGACATAATCGACACAACTCTACCAACAATCATATCTCCTGTTGATGTGGAAGTTGAAGCAACATCCATGGAAAACAATCTTGTTGAATTTGGATTCGCAGAAGCATCTGATCAGGTTGAAATATCAACAATCACTAACGATGCACCTACCGTATTTCCACTTGGTGAAACAATCATAATCTGGACTGCAACAGACTCTTCAGGCAACTCCGCTTCAGCAACTCAAACCATAACCGTAGTTGACACAACTGCCCCAGTCATAACTACTCCTGAGAATATAACATCAAATGCAACTTCAAAATTAAATAATATTGTAGAACTAGAACAAATTTCGGTAATTGATTCTATCAGTACTGTTCAAATCACAAATAATGCTCCATCATACTATGAATTTGGTGAAACAATCGTAACTTGGACTGCAACAGACTCTTCAGGCAACTCCGCCTCAGCAACTCAAACTATAACCGTAGTTGACACAACTGCCCCAGTCATAACTACTCCTCAAAACATCATTGTAGATGCTGTAAATACTGAAACTCTCCTTGAAATTGGATCGGCAACTATAGATGATATTATTGATGATAGACCAATTATTACTAACGATTCACCTACAGTATTCCCACTTGGTGAAACAATCGTAACTTGGACTGCAACTGACAAATTTGGAAACACATCCTCATCCTTGCAAACAATTTCTGTCCAAACATGTGGGAATGATCCTTTATCATACAATCTGATTGTCGGTTCTGAAGAAGATGATATACTAATTGGTACTGCATTATCTGACTTAATTTTTGCAAATGGTGGAGATGATATTATTTCTGGTGATAAAGGAAATGATTGTATTCTTGCAGGTGATGGTGATGATATAATTTTTGGAAATCAAGGTAATGATCATATTTCTGGTCAAGGAGGTAATGACATCATTAAAGGTCAATCAGGTGAAGACTTTGTCTTTGGAGGTCTAGGATTAGACGTTATTGATGGTGGAGATGATATTGATACCTGTAAAGTAATTGATGAACAAAGTTATGATATTGTAATAAAGTGTGAGTCAAATGAATAA
- the hemL gene encoding glutamate-1-semialdehyde 2,1-aminomutase, with translation MLNNSKKLFSDAKKVIPSGVNSPVRYFEPYPFFVKRSQGSSLWDEDGNQFVDFCNGYGALLLGHTRKEIITAVSNQMKKGTLYTTPTALEIELSKLIINNFPSMKKVRTMNTGAEATMTAIRLARGFTKKKKIIKFEGCYHGAYDTVLVKAGSGSAHNGISISDGGLDEVSRNTLVVPYNDIDELEKTLSKNKDVAGLIVEPVLANMGLVLPEKNFLKDLRKITNQFDIPLIFDEVVNGFRISEGGAQQKFGIKPDITTLGKALGNGFTISAVGGKNEIMNLLSPDGKVYQASTYAGNPISVAAAISSIKTINKIKNKLYPKLERYCKIMVDEIDDLATDYKIPHTINSIASMFQIFFTNQKVIDYKTSKKSSTKKFHKLFTNLLKNGIFTAPSQYETVFLSDSHTDQNITKALGAYGLSLKAVKN, from the coding sequence ATATTGAATAATTCTAAAAAATTATTCTCAGATGCAAAAAAAGTAATTCCTTCTGGGGTAAATAGTCCTGTACGATATTTTGAACCATATCCATTCTTTGTAAAACGTTCACAAGGTTCTTCTCTATGGGATGAGGATGGAAATCAGTTTGTTGATTTCTGTAATGGTTATGGCGCATTATTGTTAGGTCATACAAGAAAAGAAATCATTACTGCAGTATCAAATCAAATGAAAAAAGGTACACTGTACACTACTCCTACGGCATTGGAAATAGAATTATCAAAATTAATCATAAACAATTTTCCTTCCATGAAAAAAGTAAGAACCATGAATACTGGTGCGGAAGCGACAATGACTGCAATTCGACTTGCAAGAGGTTTTACAAAAAAGAAAAAAATTATCAAGTTTGAAGGTTGTTATCATGGTGCATATGATACTGTTTTAGTTAAAGCAGGTTCTGGTTCTGCACATAATGGAATTTCCATTTCTGATGGTGGTCTAGATGAAGTTTCTCGTAATACTCTTGTCGTGCCTTACAACGATATTGATGAACTTGAAAAAACATTATCTAAAAATAAAGATGTGGCTGGATTGATTGTTGAACCTGTGCTAGCAAACATGGGTTTGGTCTTACCTGAAAAAAACTTCCTTAAGGATCTAAGAAAAATTACTAATCAATTTGACATTCCATTGATATTTGATGAAGTTGTAAACGGTTTTAGAATTTCTGAAGGTGGCGCACAACAAAAATTCGGTATCAAGCCTGATATCACAACTTTAGGTAAAGCCTTAGGAAATGGTTTTACCATATCTGCTGTAGGAGGTAAAAATGAAATCATGAATCTATTATCTCCTGATGGAAAAGTTTACCAAGCAAGTACTTATGCAGGTAATCCGATATCTGTTGCCGCTGCAATAAGCTCAATCAAAACAATAAACAAAATAAAAAATAAACTATATCCTAAATTAGAGAGATATTGTAAAATTATGGTTGATGAAATAGATGATCTTGCAACTGATTATAAAATACCACATACAATCAATTCTATAGCATCCATGTTCCAAATCTTCTTTACAAATCAAAAAGTTATTGATTATAAAACATCAAAAAAATCAAGTACAAAAAAATTCCATAAATTATTTACAAATTTACTAAAAAATGGAATATTCACTGCACCTTCACAATATGAAACTGTATTTTTATCTGATTCACACACAGATCAAAATATTACAAAAGCATTAGGAGCTTATGGCTTGTCATTAAAAGCGGTGAAAAATTGA
- a CDS encoding DNA repair helicase, producing the protein MELRKLKLKEQYRSDEDDIVSDFLIPCLNNCIEYDRAVEYVTLSGLTTLSLGFHNSTPNARMRLISGHQFGIKDLNMMTKLFSKNGNSWKNFNPELIRDVKLEQIRRLVNDGNLMLKIGIPSSEDIDGTFSEKVGIFRDANGDSVVFSGTSSVMLARRAKNFETIDVFTSWNDKSRVETKIKDFEKLWLDETSSVKVYDFEFAERNSLLKYSSEWAVNPN; encoded by the coding sequence ATGGAACTTAGAAAATTAAAATTAAAAGAACAATACAGATCAGATGAAGATGATATAGTTTCAGATTTCTTAATTCCTTGTTTGAATAATTGTATCGAATATGATAGAGCAGTCGAATATGTGACATTAAGTGGTTTAACTACATTATCGCTAGGATTTCATAATTCAACGCCAAATGCAAGAATGAGACTGATATCAGGGCACCAATTTGGAATAAAAGATTTGAATATGATGACAAAATTATTTTCAAAAAACGGAAATAGTTGGAAGAATTTTAATCCAGAGTTAATCAGAGATGTAAAGTTAGAACAAATTAGAAGATTGGTTAATGATGGAAATCTTATGTTGAAGATTGGAATTCCAAGTTCAGAAGATATTGATGGTACATTTTCTGAGAAGGTGGGAATTTTCAGGGATGCAAATGGAGACTCAGTTGTTTTTTCAGGTACATCAAGCGTCATGTTAGCCAGAAGAGCAAAGAATTTTGAAACAATTGATGTGTTCACATCATGGAATGATAAATCAAGAGTTGAAACAAAAATTAAAGATTTTGAAAAATTATGGCTTGATGAAACATCATCTGTCAAGGTCTATGATTTTGAATTTGCTGAAAGAAATAGTTTATTGAAATATTCTTCAGAATGGGCTGTAAATCCTAATTAA
- the endA gene encoding tRNA-intron lyase — MSFDFETKISAKFIDEKTIVLNPKMQNILTERGFGELQNNTLVLDSFETLYLLYNNKLELKKVNKNIIFDELIQKYTQKDDDTLTRFLLYRDLRTKGYVVKDGFGFDSDFRVYEKGNYGKKDAKFLIFAFNEGTQQKIGKLYKNIQEITQMGKEPIIAVIERRGEIIYYKINKMNFLENQSELEMKDFNFN, encoded by the coding sequence ATGTCATTTGATTTTGAAACAAAGATCTCAGCAAAATTCATAGATGAAAAAACCATTGTACTTAATCCAAAAATGCAGAATATTTTGACAGAACGAGGGTTTGGTGAACTACAAAATAATACATTGGTATTAGATTCATTTGAAACATTATATCTCTTGTATAACAATAAACTTGAATTAAAAAAAGTAAATAAAAATATCATTTTTGATGAATTAATTCAAAAATACACCCAAAAGGATGATGATACTCTAACTAGATTTCTGCTTTATAGAGACTTACGAACTAAAGGTTATGTTGTGAAAGATGGTTTTGGATTTGATTCTGATTTTAGAGTATATGAAAAGGGGAATTATGGAAAAAAAGATGCTAAATTTCTTATTTTTGCATTCAATGAAGGTACTCAACAAAAAATTGGAAAATTGTATAAAAACATTCAAGAAATTACGCAAATGGGTAAGGAGCCTATTATTGCAGTAATTGAACGTCGTGGAGAAATAATATATTATAAAATCAATAAAATGAATTTCTTAGAAAATCAATCTGAACTTGAAATGAAGGATTTTAATTTTAATTAG
- a CDS encoding tetratricopeptide repeat protein: protein MTGLFSYPKRKLRKLITQGEYEKAEEFGQELEAKFSKDPDFLFIMGSMYYMLNEEEKTLHYLDRVLEMNPYDVESLSLKLRVYQFRAENQEDQELKQNELNVVIDCCRKILDETPDNFQVRDLITELESQS from the coding sequence ATGACCGGTCTATTTAGTTATCCAAAACGAAAACTTCGAAAATTAATAACTCAAGGTGAATATGAAAAAGCTGAAGAATTCGGCCAGGAATTAGAAGCAAAATTTTCCAAGGATCCTGATTTTCTATTCATCATGGGAAGTATGTATTATATGCTAAATGAGGAAGAAAAGACACTACATTACCTTGACAGGGTTTTGGAAATGAATCCATATGATGTTGAATCATTGTCTTTAAAATTACGTGTTTATCAATTCCGAGCTGAAAACCAAGAAGATCAAGAATTAAAGCAAAATGAACTTAATGTTGTTATTGATTGCTGTAGAAAAATTCTAGATGAAACGCCAGATAATTTTCAAGTACGCGATCTCATTACCGAACTAGAATCTCAATCCTGA
- a CDS encoding ABC transporter permease, with translation MIIHDTYAIFWREMKRYRKSKSGVIIRLIQPAIWIVVMGNIFAGTQPLIQSVGFDGEYIEFMAPGVLILTAIFTSIFGGVNTLWDRRYGFMNKALTSPISRSSIALGKMLAISMIAAFQSSLILGMALALGVSMPHLWMIAPIMGIVILFSIGFSGISVMVAAAAKSQETFWGIINFLGMPLFLLSPALFPLELMPDWLASVAAFNPVSYTVILVREMMSGYVDSLSAMTSIAVLGIFSILMIGLASYVFTRDVNKPF, from the coding sequence ATGATTATTCATGATACATATGCAATTTTTTGGCGTGAAATGAAACGTTATAGAAAATCAAAGAGTGGTGTAATAATTCGATTAATTCAACCTGCAATATGGATTGTAGTTATGGGAAATATCTTTGCTGGAACTCAACCGTTGATACAATCAGTTGGATTTGATGGTGAATATATTGAATTCATGGCTCCAGGAGTTTTGATTTTAACTGCAATATTCACTAGTATTTTTGGTGGTGTAAACACCTTATGGGACAGACGTTATGGTTTCATGAATAAAGCGCTAACATCTCCAATCTCACGCTCATCAATTGCATTAGGAAAAATGCTTGCAATATCTATGATTGCTGCATTTCAATCAAGTTTGATTCTTGGTATGGCGCTGGCACTTGGTGTTAGTATGCCTCATCTTTGGATGATTGCCCCAATTATGGGAATTGTAATATTATTCTCAATTGGTTTTTCAGGAATTTCTGTTATGGTTGCAGCTGCTGCAAAATCCCAAGAAACATTCTGGGGAATAATTAATTTTTTAGGAATGCCATTATTCTTGCTTAGTCCTGCATTATTCCCACTTGAATTAATGCCAGATTGGCTTGCATCTGTTGCAGCCTTTAATCCTGTTAGTTATACTGTAATTCTTGTAAGAGAGATGATGTCTGGTTATGTCGATAGTCTGTCTGCAATGACTAGTATCGCTGTTTTAGGAATATTTAGTATCTTAATGATTGGTCTTGCAAGTTATGTATTCACTCGTGACGTCAACAAGCCCTTTTAG
- a CDS encoding ABC transporter ATP-binding protein, with the protein MNAIEINSLTKNFKNSTAVDNISLSVEEGEIFGFLGPNGAGKSTTMMILTTLLKPTSGNASVYGHDVITNPSNVRKNIGFVQQEIGIDEYLTARENLQFQCKISQIPKEQTQKRIEEVIDLVELTEKQDEQSITFSGGMRKRLDIACGLIHRPKVLFLDEPTVGLDIQTRRKIWEYIRKIHKEFGMTIFVSTHYMEEADSLCDRVGIIDYGKIQIVDTPESMKNKLETDMITFSIIPDENKQEQFINKIKSFELTKNVEINGNNMVVQSSNSTQVIPKIFQASSEFGISIDSFVLNKPTLDDVFISHTGHNLRDDTTGKFNKRKEFNQSRRRAL; encoded by the coding sequence ATGAACGCTATAGAGATTAATTCCTTAACAAAAAATTTTAAAAATTCTACGGCTGTGGATAATATCTCTCTTAGTGTAGAAGAAGGTGAAATTTTTGGATTTCTAGGTCCAAATGGTGCTGGGAAGAGTACTACGATGATGATTTTAACAACATTACTGAAACCTACATCTGGAAATGCATCTGTTTATGGGCATGATGTAATCACAAATCCTTCAAACGTTCGTAAGAATATTGGATTTGTTCAACAAGAAATTGGAATTGATGAATATCTCACTGCTCGAGAAAATCTACAATTTCAATGCAAGATAAGTCAAATTCCTAAGGAACAAACCCAAAAACGAATAGAAGAGGTAATTGATTTAGTTGAATTAACTGAAAAACAAGATGAACAATCAATCACATTTTCTGGCGGAATGAGAAAAAGACTTGATATTGCTTGTGGTCTAATTCATAGACCGAAAGTCCTATTCTTGGATGAGCCTACGGTTGGGTTGGATATTCAAACACGAAGGAAAATTTGGGAATACATACGAAAAATTCACAAAGAGTTTGGAATGACAATTTTTGTTTCAACACACTATATGGAAGAAGCAGATAGTTTGTGTGACAGAGTTGGTATTATTGATTATGGGAAAATTCAGATAGTTGATACTCCTGAATCTATGAAAAATAAACTAGAAACTGACATGATTACATTTTCTATAATTCCTGATGAAAATAAACAAGAACAATTCATAAATAAAATTAAATCATTTGAACTTACAAAAAATGTTGAGATTAACGGAAACAATATGGTCGTTCAATCTTCTAATTCAACTCAAGTGATACCAAAAATCTTCCAAGCATCATCTGAATTTGGAATATCTATTGATTCATTCGTATTGAACAAACCAACGTTAGATGATGTTTTCATTTCACATACTGGACATAATTTACGTGATGACACTACTGGTAAATTTAACAAAAGAAAGGAATTCAATCAATCAAGGAGACGTGCACTATGA
- a CDS encoding nitroreductase/quinone reductase family protein produces the protein MKIINNLTFKAILKTKGRKSGKEHKVWAKAVTYNDMIYFSRRNPNSDWLKNAIAHPQVKVEFDGNEFSGLARLVEEDELAQKISNLKYTEESRQKEARIVLEIKLLDNS, from the coding sequence ATGAAAATTATTAACAATTTAACATTCAAAGCTATACTAAAAACTAAAGGTAGGAAATCAGGAAAAGAACACAAAGTGTGGGCAAAAGCTGTTACTTACAACGATATGATTTATTTTTCTAGGCGAAATCCAAATAGTGATTGGTTAAAAAATGCTATTGCACATCCGCAAGTAAAAGTGGAGTTTGACGGAAATGAATTTTCAGGTTTAGCTAGACTAGTTGAAGAAGATGAACTTGCGCAGAAGATTTCAAATTTGAAGTATACAGAAGAAAGTAGACAAAAAGAAGCAAGAATAGTACTAGAGATAAAATTATTGGATAATAGTTAG
- a CDS encoding 50S ribosomal protein L16 — MHGACYRKGNGQPYANTRHIKGKPQIKIAKFNSGNKKRQFEYCVQLKINEKVQIRHMALESTRLAANKTLEKTTGETGYNSRLRVYPHVRLRENKTIAAAGADRLSEGMRRAFGKANSLAVRARQGQVIMEMNVDEEHLEAAKSALRKACVKLPGTPSINFFKN; from the coding sequence ATGCATGGTGCTTGTTATAGAAAGGGAAACGGACAACCTTATGCCAATACAAGGCATATCAAAGGAAAACCTCAAATTAAAATTGCAAAATTTAACAGTGGAAATAAAAAAAGACAGTTTGAGTATTGTGTACAATTAAAAATTAATGAAAAAGTCCAGATTAGACATATGGCTCTTGAATCAACCAGATTGGCTGCGAACAAGACACTAGAAAAGACTACAGGGGAAACTGGATATAATTCACGCTTGAGAGTTTACCCACATGTTAGATTAAGAGAGAATAAAACTATTGCAGCAGCAGGTGCAGACAGACTTTCAGAAGGCATGAGACGTGCATTTGGAAAAGCAAATAGTCTTGCAGTAAGAGCAAGACAAGGTCAAGTCATAATGGAAATGAATGTAGATGAAGAACATCTAGAAGCAGCAAAAAGTGCATTACGAAAAGCTTGTGTAAAGCTACCTGGAACCCCATCAATTAACTTTTTCAAAAATTAG
- the hemC gene encoding hydroxymethylbilane synthase — MSIKLGTRGSPLSLAQTSWVLDELKNTNPSLTFEIEKITTKGDTDTRPLFAMEQKGIFEKEIDRAVSEKQVDFAVHSMKDVPSDLDSSLTIACVPKRESVNDVLITNDGFSLDSIPSGSTVGSSSLRRAVQISRKRPDLNVKPIRGNIETRINKVTEKKIDGIVLAKAGISRLGVDTKHSLLSKDEFLPSPGQGALAIICRSDDSKTIEMLKKIEDKNSRIEVEAERSLSEHIDSGCRFPVGAYASVKSDSLILKVGVYSMDGKKSILIEENGTIDNPFELGKKIGNELKSQGVSEIASNWREKLEEWNKQ; from the coding sequence TTGAGTATAAAATTAGGAACACGTGGAAGTCCGCTCTCTTTGGCACAAACTAGTTGGGTATTAGATGAATTGAAAAATACTAATCCTTCTTTGACGTTTGAAATCGAAAAAATTACAACTAAGGGTGACACTGACACACGACCGTTATTTGCAATGGAGCAAAAAGGAATATTCGAAAAAGAAATTGATCGTGCAGTATCTGAAAAACAAGTAGATTTTGCTGTTCATAGCATGAAAGATGTTCCTTCTGATTTAGATTCATCATTAACTATTGCATGTGTTCCAAAACGTGAGTCTGTTAATGATGTTTTAATTACAAATGATGGTTTTTCACTTGATTCAATTCCCTCAGGTTCAACAGTTGGAAGTAGTAGTCTACGACGTGCAGTTCAAATTTCAAGAAAACGTCCTGATCTAAATGTTAAACCAATTCGAGGAAATATTGAAACAAGAATTAACAAAGTCACTGAAAAGAAAATTGATGGTATTGTTCTTGCAAAAGCTGGAATTTCTAGACTAGGTGTAGATACAAAACATTCTCTTTTATCAAAAGATGAATTTCTTCCATCACCAGGTCAAGGAGCATTAGCCATTATCTGTAGAAGCGACGATTCAAAAACAATTGAAATGTTAAAAAAAATAGAAGATAAAAACTCAAGAATTGAAGTAGAAGCTGAACGTTCATTATCTGAACATATTGATTCAGGTTGTAGATTTCCTGTTGGTGCATATGCTTCTGTAAAGTCAGATTCATTAATTCTAAAGGTAGGTGTTTATTCTATGGATGGAAAAAAATCAATATTAATCGAAGAAAATGGGACAATCGATAATCCATTTGAATTAGGTAAAAAAATTGGTAATGAATTAAAATCACAAGGTGTATCAGAGATTGCTTCTAATTGGAGAGAAAAACTGGAAGAGTGGAATAAACAATGA